One Deltaproteobacteria bacterium DNA window includes the following coding sequences:
- a CDS encoding HAMP domain-containing protein, whose protein sequence is MIGRVSRRWSLRSKLALVMAGASVLPLVFVGLLARGVAMGRLERELSGQARQTAGIALNLLLRQVQRMSTDAASLAAYPELHELLALQPALVPSYLERHAASLPSQLVEVVGARGEVLGRIDPSAGADRTLHSHARSPAVAHALEYERYATLDRVGGHLVIQTAAPIVDEEFILRGVVVITAPLDEKLADYLKGVVRADVGFVDGGRPVASTFFDPLGRRLAGLAPLPGSVGPAGEAQSAALVHELGGREYSLGVAALQTVHGDRVGLLVVGLDRTELERAQSSAVRSLAFGGAFSLAFALVLAFVLGRRITTPLSRLQRRTRAVAAGDLTRDLAVETDDEIGQLARAFQSMTDALRENQERLAARIRELSTLHQISRAVTSELSLDHVLRQVVREAAVVLQADRGGLWLVGEAAALELRAAVGLDDPDAEGPPAPGEARVSGTAVPPEGWIELVREVSRTRRPEVEPRRLAIPLEAKERVAGVLILSRAVGAPAFAEADVSLVVTFGGQAATAIENARLYAELTAFSEQLEWLVARRTAELQAANEELARTVTELKDTQSQLIHSERMAGLGTLVAGLAHEINTPAGAIHGSAQVLSETLTRALRRLGTLLASDLPADELQRLVHDRSSHHGSSGSIGLLPPAEVRRRARELTGTLEGHGVPDAARLSRRLVEADAGGMVPFVATIARRVDPDVVVGFLEDLTFLERSAASIQTANRAVVRIVRALRSYAHTDQGAIQEADLTEGLETTLTILHNELRYGISVERKFAPLPKVAVFADELNQVWTNLIHNAVQAMQGHGRITIETFRDGDEVGVRISDSGPGIPAEILPRIFEPFFSTKPRGEGTGLGLGIARKIIEKHGGQIAVQSRPGLTTFTVLLPIRGPTALAVLQRDAARGSA, encoded by the coding sequence ATGATCGGCCGGGTGAGCCGCCGGTGGTCGCTGCGGAGCAAGCTCGCGCTGGTCATGGCCGGAGCGTCGGTGCTGCCCCTCGTGTTCGTCGGGCTGCTTGCCCGAGGCGTGGCCATGGGACGTCTCGAGCGAGAGCTGTCGGGCCAGGCTCGCCAGACCGCGGGCATCGCGCTGAACCTGCTCCTGCGCCAGGTGCAGCGCATGAGCACGGATGCCGCTTCGCTCGCTGCGTACCCGGAGCTGCACGAGCTCCTGGCTCTGCAGCCCGCCCTCGTGCCGAGCTATCTCGAGCGGCACGCGGCGTCCCTGCCCTCCCAGCTCGTCGAGGTGGTTGGGGCGCGCGGCGAGGTTCTCGGACGCATCGATCCTTCGGCCGGCGCCGACCGGACCCTGCACTCGCACGCGCGGAGCCCCGCGGTGGCGCATGCCCTCGAGTACGAACGCTACGCGACGCTCGACCGGGTGGGTGGGCACCTCGTCATCCAGACCGCCGCGCCGATCGTGGACGAGGAGTTCATTCTGCGCGGCGTGGTGGTCATCACGGCTCCGCTCGACGAGAAGCTGGCCGACTACCTGAAGGGCGTGGTTCGGGCGGACGTCGGTTTCGTGGATGGAGGGCGCCCCGTCGCGTCGACCTTCTTCGACCCTCTCGGGCGGCGGCTGGCTGGCCTCGCGCCTCTCCCGGGCAGCGTCGGGCCGGCGGGAGAGGCCCAGTCGGCCGCGCTGGTGCACGAGCTCGGTGGGCGCGAGTACTCGCTCGGCGTCGCGGCGCTGCAGACGGTGCACGGCGACCGGGTGGGGCTCCTCGTGGTGGGACTCGACCGGACGGAGCTCGAGCGGGCTCAGAGCTCGGCGGTGCGCTCCCTGGCCTTTGGCGGCGCGTTCTCGCTCGCCTTCGCGCTCGTGCTGGCCTTCGTGCTCGGGCGGCGCATCACCACGCCGCTCTCCCGCCTGCAGCGTAGGACGCGTGCGGTCGCGGCGGGCGATTTGACGCGCGACCTGGCGGTCGAGACCGACGACGAGATCGGTCAGCTGGCCCGCGCGTTCCAGAGCATGACGGATGCGTTGCGCGAGAACCAGGAGCGTCTGGCCGCGCGCATCCGCGAGCTCTCCACGCTGCACCAGATCAGCCGCGCCGTCACCTCCGAGCTGAGTCTGGACCACGTCCTGCGGCAGGTGGTGCGCGAGGCAGCGGTGGTGCTGCAGGCCGACCGCGGAGGGCTGTGGCTGGTGGGGGAGGCGGCGGCCCTGGAGCTTCGGGCGGCGGTAGGCCTCGACGATCCGGACGCCGAAGGCCCTCCCGCCCCCGGTGAGGCACGCGTGAGCGGCACCGCGGTGCCCCCCGAGGGCTGGATCGAGCTGGTGCGCGAGGTGTCGAGGACGCGCCGACCGGAGGTGGAGCCGCGCCGGCTGGCCATCCCGCTCGAGGCGAAGGAGCGCGTGGCGGGGGTCTTGATCCTGAGCCGGGCGGTCGGCGCGCCGGCCTTCGCCGAGGCCGACGTGAGCCTGGTCGTGACCTTCGGCGGGCAGGCGGCGACGGCCATCGAGAACGCTCGGCTCTACGCCGAGCTGACGGCGTTCTCGGAGCAGCTCGAGTGGCTGGTCGCGCGCCGCACGGCCGAGCTGCAGGCCGCGAACGAAGAGCTGGCGCGGACGGTGACCGAGCTGAAGGACACCCAGTCGCAGCTCATCCATTCCGAGCGGATGGCAGGACTCGGGACGCTCGTGGCGGGCCTGGCGCACGAGATCAACACCCCGGCGGGGGCGATTCACGGTTCGGCCCAGGTGCTCTCGGAGACCCTGACGCGCGCGTTGCGGCGGCTTGGGACCCTGCTCGCCTCCGACCTGCCCGCCGACGAGCTCCAGCGCCTCGTTCACGACCGGTCCTCGCACCACGGTTCGTCGGGGAGCATCGGGCTCCTTCCCCCTGCGGAGGTCCGCAGACGCGCGCGGGAGCTGACGGGCACGCTCGAGGGACACGGCGTCCCCGATGCGGCGCGACTGTCGCGGCGACTCGTCGAAGCGGATGCAGGCGGCATGGTACCGTTCGTGGCGACCATCGCTCGACGCGTCGACCCGGACGTGGTGGTCGGGTTTCTGGAGGACCTGACTTTTCTCGAGCGCAGCGCGGCCTCGATCCAGACCGCCAACCGGGCGGTGGTGCGTATCGTGCGAGCGCTCCGCTCGTACGCGCATACGGATCAGGGGGCGATCCAGGAAGCGGACCTGACCGAGGGGCTCGAGACGACCCTCACGATCCTCCACAACGAGCTTCGCTATGGTATAAGCGTCGAGCGAAAATTCGCACCGCTGCCGAAGGTTGCGGTGTTCGCAGACGAACTGAATCAGGTCTGGACGAACCTGATTCACAACGCGGTGCAGGCCATGCAGGGGCACGGGCGCATCACCATCGAGACCTTCCGAGACGGCGATGAGGTCGGGGTTCGCATCAGTGATTCGGGTCCCGGCATTCCGGCCGAGATCCTGCCGCGGATCTTCGAGCCCTTCTTCTCGACGAAGCCGCGTGGTGAGGGCACGGGCCTCGGCCTCGGCATCGCGCGGAAGATCATCGAGAAGCACGGCGGGCAGATCGCGGTGCAATCGCGTCCCGGCCTGACCACGTTCACGGTGCTCCTGCCGATTCGGGGACCGACGGCGCTCGCGGTACTCCAGCGAGACGCCGCGCGCGGGTCGGCCTAG
- a CDS encoding diguanylate cyclase, which yields MGAAPRDHIVCVDDEEGILNALRQQLAPFAGRYEIDLAASGSQALELIDELDRDREAVAMVIADQIMPEMMGVELLKEVHRRNPDTIKILLTGQAGLDAVVQAINLAGLDRYITKPWDEPDLRLTVGSLLTKYALVQENHRLVADLQEKNAELTELNRLLERRVEERTSELAEANQRLSQLAITDGLTGRYNHRYFHERLGMEVERSGRTGLPLSLLMVDVDHFKQYNDLHGHPAGDQVLRQVADMIAEGRRVNDVVARYGGEEFAILLIDTPRRSAMAVAEQLRERVGKRRFGDLSLGPGKITISVGVAACPDDATDPGELLLAADAALYAAKRAGRNRVEAAGGNASDSPAGAQH from the coding sequence ATGGGAGCTGCGCCGCGCGACCACATCGTGTGCGTCGACGATGAGGAGGGAATCCTCAACGCCCTGCGCCAGCAGCTCGCCCCGTTCGCCGGCCGCTACGAGATCGACCTCGCGGCGAGCGGGTCGCAGGCCCTCGAGCTGATCGACGAGCTGGACCGCGACCGCGAGGCGGTGGCGATGGTCATCGCCGACCAGATCATGCCGGAGATGATGGGCGTCGAGCTCCTGAAGGAGGTGCATCGCCGGAACCCGGACACGATCAAGATCCTCCTGACCGGGCAGGCAGGGCTCGACGCGGTGGTCCAGGCCATCAACCTGGCGGGGCTCGACCGCTACATCACGAAGCCGTGGGACGAGCCGGACCTGCGCCTCACGGTGGGGAGCCTGCTGACGAAGTACGCCCTGGTGCAGGAGAACCACCGGCTGGTGGCGGACCTGCAGGAAAAGAACGCCGAGCTGACCGAGCTCAACCGACTGCTCGAGCGGCGCGTCGAGGAGCGCACCTCCGAGCTCGCGGAGGCCAATCAGCGGCTCTCGCAGCTGGCGATCACGGATGGCCTCACGGGGCGCTACAACCACCGCTATTTCCACGAGCGGCTCGGCATGGAGGTCGAGCGCAGCGGGCGCACCGGGCTGCCCCTTTCGTTGCTGATGGTCGATGTGGACCACTTCAAGCAGTACAACGACCTCCACGGGCACCCGGCGGGAGATCAGGTGCTGCGGCAGGTGGCGGACATGATCGCCGAGGGGCGGCGCGTGAACGACGTCGTGGCGCGCTACGGCGGGGAGGAGTTTGCGATCCTGCTCATCGACACGCCGCGACGCTCGGCGATGGCGGTGGCGGAGCAACTGCGCGAGCGCGTCGGCAAGCGTCGCTTCGGCGACCTGAGCCTCGGGCCCGGGAAGATCACCATCAGCGTGGGCGTGGCGGCCTGCCCCGACGACGCGACGGACCCCGGCGAGCTGCTTCTCGCCGCGGATGCCGCGCTCTACGCGGCCAAACGGGCGGGCCGAAACCGCGTCGAGGCGGCCGGAGGAAACGCGAGCGACAGCCCCGCCGGAGCGCAGCACTGA
- a CDS encoding NAD(P)-dependent glycerol-3-phosphate dehydrogenase, translated as MRVGVVGAGAWGTALAKLAAESGHEVAIWAHEPEVVAEVTERHLNSTYLPGVALPPLLASSDPAEVVVGRELLISAVPSHLVRGVWARVMPAVTGDPCVVSATKGIEDGSLLTMLEVLRELAPPSLHGRMACLSGPSFAGEVARRFPTAVVVAARELAVAEAVQAALSTDRFRIYTSGDEVGVEIGGAVKNVVAIAAGIADGLGFGHNTRAALITRGLAEIARLAMARGGNPLTLAGLAGLGDLVLTCTGDLSRNRTVGLRLGKGETIAQIERTMVGVAEGVRSARSTRALATRLGVEMPVTETVYAVLYEGLSAVAAAERLMGRQLRSELDGPRRDGAA; from the coding sequence ATGCGCGTGGGAGTCGTGGGCGCGGGGGCCTGGGGCACCGCTCTGGCCAAGCTGGCGGCGGAGTCGGGGCACGAGGTGGCGATCTGGGCCCACGAGCCCGAGGTGGTGGCCGAGGTTACCGAGCGGCACCTCAACTCCACCTATCTGCCGGGAGTCGCGCTGCCGCCGCTCCTCGCGTCGTCCGACCCCGCAGAAGTGGTGGTGGGCCGCGAGCTGTTGATCTCCGCGGTCCCTTCCCACCTCGTGCGCGGCGTCTGGGCGCGCGTCATGCCGGCCGTGACGGGGGACCCGTGCGTCGTGAGCGCGACGAAGGGGATCGAGGACGGAAGCCTCCTGACGATGCTCGAGGTCCTTCGCGAGCTCGCGCCTCCGTCGCTGCACGGTCGGATGGCGTGTCTCTCGGGCCCGAGCTTCGCAGGGGAGGTGGCTCGTCGGTTCCCGACGGCGGTGGTCGTGGCGGCGCGGGAGCTGGCGGTGGCCGAGGCGGTGCAAGCCGCGCTCTCCACCGACCGCTTCCGCATCTATACGAGCGGGGACGAGGTCGGCGTCGAGATCGGCGGGGCGGTGAAGAACGTGGTGGCCATCGCGGCGGGGATCGCCGACGGGCTGGGCTTCGGACACAACACGCGTGCCGCCCTCATCACGCGCGGTCTGGCGGAGATCGCGCGGCTCGCGATGGCCCGCGGCGGCAACCCGCTCACGCTCGCCGGCCTGGCGGGGCTCGGCGACCTCGTGCTGACCTGCACCGGCGACCTCTCGAGGAATCGGACGGTGGGGTTGCGGCTCGGCAAGGGCGAGACGATCGCTCAGATCGAGCGCACGATGGTGGGCGTCGCAGAAGGCGTGCGGAGCGCGCGCTCGACGCGGGCCCTGGCGACGCGTCTCGGAGTGGAGATGCCCGTGACGGAGACGGTGTACGCGGTCCTCTACGAGGGCTTGTCGGCGGTGGCGGCGGCGGAACGCCTGATGGGGAGGCAGCTGCGCTCCGAGCTGGATGGCCCCCGTCGCGACGGCGCGGCGTGA
- a CDS encoding PEGA domain-containing protein, which translates to MRCRGSFVGAALLWWLAGCGTKAPVAPDRGAREGALVLSSAPSGAAVLADGRTRLGTTPLTLTRPDGTRLALTFVKDGYQVVRRSELVEAGTRREVHVGLRIEEIPVIVTSGVFRGARILVDGEARGTTPDRLSVPIGDRRLEVRKDGYHPFRQRLAVRAGSSPTVEADLVPVRPRVPPPGWLSVRSDGRAEVRLDGRRVGATPVERLRLTPRSYRLTVVSQEDDGGGRDERALVIRASEHEEVVVDFKARGGKGDGSGPAGIAPGSP; encoded by the coding sequence ATGCGCTGCCGCGGTTCTTTCGTGGGTGCGGCGCTGCTCTGGTGGCTCGCCGGCTGCGGCACGAAGGCTCCGGTGGCTCCCGATCGCGGCGCGCGCGAGGGGGCGCTCGTGCTCAGCTCGGCGCCTTCGGGGGCGGCAGTGCTGGCCGACGGACGCACGCGCCTCGGCACCACGCCGTTGACCTTGACCCGACCCGACGGGACCCGCCTGGCGCTCACCTTCGTCAAGGACGGCTACCAGGTGGTGCGGCGCTCGGAGCTCGTGGAGGCGGGGACGCGACGCGAGGTGCACGTGGGGCTGCGCATCGAGGAGATCCCGGTGATCGTCACCTCGGGGGTCTTTCGCGGGGCGCGAATTCTTGTCGACGGGGAGGCGCGGGGCACGACCCCCGACCGTCTTAGCGTCCCGATCGGAGATCGTCGCCTCGAGGTGCGCAAGGACGGCTACCACCCCTTTCGGCAGCGGCTGGCCGTGCGGGCGGGGTCCAGCCCGACCGTGGAGGCCGATCTGGTTCCCGTGCGTCCGCGCGTTCCGCCTCCGGGGTGGCTGAGCGTGCGGAGCGACGGACGCGCGGAGGTTCGCCTGGATGGAAGGCGCGTGGGCGCCACGCCCGTCGAGCGGCTGCGGCTCACGCCGCGGTCCTACCGGCTGACGGTGGTGAGCCAGGAGGACGACGGTGGTGGGCGGGACGAGCGCGCGCTCGTGATCCGGGCGTCGGAGCACGAGGAGGTGGTGGTGGACTTCAAGGCGCGTGGGGGGAAGGGAGACGGGTCGGGTCCAGCTGGGATAGCCCCGGGATCCCCGTAG
- a CDS encoding glycosyltransferase family 39 protein — MRTGLTVTTPTARRARAALPALALLALLGLWYRLLAPATVNGDGIGYLKQVTSSGLSPGHPLYVPLLRLAAKPWAGRPPLGLAGPLQGLSVVAALLALGLFFDLARRRVGSGRALFATFLLGGTHAFSRAAQELEVYAPATLCCVATLWALARASDDRRPRLFAALAALFAALAALLHLTLVLLAPAVLLTLVRAAPPGRRLARALFVVGIGTLAFLAPLAWLLHRHGVADLPGAAAWLRGADHGIPYPLTLAAPLIAGWGLAKSLLFVPYVYEASLLRVGLLTAAAVAAWGVLLWRASRSPRPEAPPLDRVLSLAWVVPLAAFGTLFYPSDTERWLFLLPVLILWLARAASPVAWGVAVAVTVANLVLGWPAAFDRRDLDRAARVDAAVRTGDLVVSPGHGWDELIGLSRRAPPTRVALIHLVGDARRLAPALVTLRARITDVARSGGAIYVARLDDRSDPRGFKELSWAGLPPDGFARFFAAWRPRPTGIPGLSQLDPTRLPSPHAP, encoded by the coding sequence ATGCGCACCGGGCTCACCGTGACGACCCCCACAGCTCGCCGCGCGCGCGCCGCGCTTCCCGCCCTCGCCCTCCTCGCCCTCCTCGGGCTCTGGTACCGGCTGCTCGCGCCGGCGACGGTCAACGGGGACGGCATCGGCTACCTGAAGCAGGTCACCTCCTCGGGACTCTCCCCGGGCCACCCGCTCTACGTGCCATTGCTCCGGCTCGCCGCGAAGCCGTGGGCGGGCCGTCCCCCCCTCGGGCTCGCGGGCCCGCTCCAAGGGTTGTCGGTGGTGGCCGCCCTCCTCGCCCTCGGCCTCTTCTTCGACCTGGCGCGACGCCGCGTCGGCTCCGGGCGCGCCCTCTTCGCCACGTTCCTGCTCGGAGGCACGCACGCCTTCTCCCGGGCCGCGCAGGAACTCGAGGTCTACGCCCCCGCCACGCTCTGCTGCGTCGCCACGCTCTGGGCTCTCGCGCGCGCGAGCGACGACCGTCGTCCGCGGCTCTTCGCCGCCCTCGCAGCCCTCTTCGCTGCGCTGGCCGCGCTCCTCCACCTGACGCTCGTGCTCCTCGCACCAGCGGTCCTGCTGACCCTCGTCCGCGCGGCCCCCCCCGGTCGCCGCCTCGCCCGCGCGCTCTTCGTCGTCGGCATCGGAACCCTCGCCTTCCTCGCCCCGCTCGCCTGGCTGCTCCACCGCCACGGCGTCGCCGACCTCCCGGGGGCGGCAGCCTGGCTCCGCGGAGCCGACCACGGCATCCCGTACCCGTTGACCCTCGCTGCGCCGCTCATCGCCGGCTGGGGGCTCGCGAAGTCCCTTCTCTTCGTCCCCTATGTGTACGAGGCGTCCCTGCTCCGCGTCGGCCTGCTGACCGCCGCGGCGGTCGCGGCCTGGGGGGTGTTGCTCTGGCGCGCGAGCCGCTCACCGCGGCCCGAGGCCCCACCCCTGGATCGCGTGCTCTCCCTCGCCTGGGTCGTCCCGCTCGCCGCGTTTGGCACGCTCTTCTACCCGTCGGACACGGAGCGCTGGCTCTTCCTCTTGCCCGTGCTGATCCTCTGGCTCGCGCGCGCCGCGTCGCCGGTGGCCTGGGGCGTGGCGGTCGCCGTGACGGTCGCGAACCTCGTCCTCGGCTGGCCCGCGGCCTTCGACCGGCGGGACCTGGACCGCGCCGCGCGCGTCGATGCGGCCGTGCGCACCGGCGATCTCGTGGTCTCTCCGGGGCACGGCTGGGACGAGCTCATCGGGCTCAGTCGGCGCGCGCCCCCGACCCGCGTCGCCCTCATCCATCTGGTCGGAGACGCTCGCCGCCTCGCCCCCGCGCTGGTCACGCTCCGCGCGCGCATCACGGACGTCGCGCGATCCGGGGGCGCGATCTACGTCGCGCGCCTGGACGACCGATCCGACCCGCGCGGGTTCAAGGAGCTCTCCTGGGCCGGTCTCCCCCCCGACGGCTTCGCGCGCTTCTTCGCGGCCTGGCGCCCTCGTCCTACGGGGATCCCGGGGCTATCCCAGCTGGACCCGACCCGTCTCCCTTCCCCCCACGCGCCTTGA
- a CDS encoding histone deacetylase, whose translation MSVGLVYDERFLGHVAPPGHPERPARLEVCVRALKERGLWDRVVHVPSRSATREEALRVHDAAYLDELEALRGQRGYLDADTYFSAGTVEAAWHAAGSVVELVQAVRAGRLGRGVALVRPPGHHAERARAGGFCVLGNVAIAAAAAREAGDRVAVVDFDVHHGNGTQSAFYRDGRVLFVSLHEYGPGFYPGSGGAAERGEGAGLGATLNVPLPAGIEAADYLALVDGQVVPAVEAFRPDLLLVSAGFDGHVRDPLGGLCLDDDGLAAVCQRLDRLANALCGRRWVAVLEGGYHLEALATGVSRLVETMLSEASSLEGTSP comes from the coding sequence ATGTCGGTGGGCCTGGTCTACGACGAACGCTTCCTCGGGCACGTGGCGCCGCCGGGGCACCCGGAGCGGCCTGCACGTCTGGAGGTCTGCGTTCGCGCGCTCAAGGAGCGTGGGCTGTGGGACCGCGTGGTCCACGTGCCGAGCCGGTCCGCGACGCGCGAGGAGGCGCTCCGGGTACACGATGCGGCGTACCTCGACGAGCTGGAGGCGTTGCGCGGGCAGCGAGGGTATCTGGACGCCGACACGTACTTCAGCGCTGGCACGGTCGAGGCGGCGTGGCACGCGGCGGGATCGGTGGTCGAGCTCGTGCAAGCCGTACGCGCTGGGCGACTGGGGCGTGGGGTGGCGCTGGTGCGTCCCCCCGGCCACCACGCGGAACGCGCCCGGGCGGGCGGATTCTGCGTGCTTGGCAACGTGGCCATCGCCGCGGCAGCCGCGCGCGAGGCCGGAGATCGGGTGGCGGTGGTGGACTTCGACGTGCACCACGGCAACGGCACCCAGTCGGCGTTCTATCGCGACGGGCGAGTGCTCTTCGTCTCGCTGCACGAGTACGGCCCCGGCTTCTACCCCGGGAGCGGCGGCGCTGCGGAGCGCGGCGAGGGGGCGGGCCTCGGCGCCACGCTCAACGTCCCGCTCCCCGCGGGGATCGAGGCGGCCGACTACCTCGCCCTCGTGGACGGCCAGGTGGTTCCCGCGGTCGAAGCCTTTCGGCCCGATCTCCTCCTCGTCTCCGCAGGCTTCGACGGACACGTGCGGGATCCCCTCGGTGGCCTGTGCCTGGACGACGATGGTCTGGCCGCCGTCTGCCAGCGGCTCGATCGGCTGGCGAATGCGCTCTGTGGCCGGCGCTGGGTCGCTGTTCTCGAGGGGGGCTACCACCTGGAAGCGCTCGCCACGGGCGTTTCGCGGCTCGTCGAGACGATGCTCTCCGAGGCGTCGTCGCTGGAAGGAACCTCCCCGTGA
- a CDS encoding serine/threonine protein kinase: MNVSLLHQRYQPLRLVATGPYGEVQLARQVGASGLGREVTLKRVSSALSGDPRGGPAFLEQMALAVRLTHPNVAAIYDLLEEPEGYVIVSEHVRGVDLGLVGQALHGAGRTLPFEHCVTVGLALLEALRHAHHLPAEEGADSGMVHGGLAPTNVLVSYEGAVKVTDFGLAQAQVLLDDAATVPDRRAPYLSPELAEGRLLEPSSDLFSVGAILYELAVGQPAFRAASLEELRRAVRRSAPPPTYARAGFPADLEQILMRALERLPEERYHHAEAMEEALERFADEAGLRRSPLRLGRFLRQLMGVAEGEILQVVDTEEQEERAGRGSDELVFDWDGTGDEAASPGEEPTGARRAPVVREEEEAETVELQARDALEADEPPGPLRVDQTQLVSEEQVEEELELDGGDFLGGGLAEALGEPLGHQSLEELEEVDELEEAEEGAELRAALADLAALRHDARSDAAGSEADGEAARRARSEEATAASRPPGPPPQPGRRGSS, from the coding sequence GTGAACGTCAGCCTGCTGCACCAGCGCTACCAGCCCCTCCGACTCGTCGCGACCGGCCCCTACGGCGAGGTGCAACTCGCCCGCCAGGTCGGCGCTTCGGGCCTTGGTCGGGAGGTCACGCTCAAGCGCGTCAGCTCCGCCCTGAGCGGCGATCCCCGAGGTGGGCCGGCGTTCCTCGAACAGATGGCGCTGGCCGTGCGACTCACGCATCCCAACGTGGCTGCGATCTACGACCTGCTCGAGGAGCCCGAGGGCTACGTGATCGTCTCCGAGCACGTGCGCGGCGTGGACCTGGGCCTCGTCGGTCAGGCGCTTCACGGAGCGGGGCGAACGCTCCCTTTCGAGCATTGCGTGACGGTGGGGCTAGCCCTGCTCGAGGCGCTCAGGCACGCCCATCATCTGCCGGCGGAGGAGGGGGCCGACTCGGGGATGGTGCACGGCGGCCTGGCACCGACCAACGTGCTCGTCAGCTACGAGGGGGCGGTGAAGGTGACCGACTTCGGCCTGGCGCAGGCCCAGGTGCTCCTCGACGACGCGGCGACCGTGCCGGACCGGCGCGCCCCCTACCTTTCTCCGGAGCTGGCCGAGGGGCGTCTCCTCGAGCCGTCGTCTGACCTCTTCAGCGTCGGCGCCATCCTTTACGAGCTGGCCGTGGGACAGCCGGCCTTTCGCGCCGCGAGTCTCGAGGAGCTTCGTCGCGCCGTTCGTCGCTCCGCGCCGCCGCCGACCTACGCTCGCGCGGGGTTCCCGGCCGACCTCGAGCAGATCCTGATGCGGGCCCTCGAGCGCCTGCCGGAGGAGCGCTACCACCACGCCGAGGCGATGGAGGAGGCCCTCGAGCGCTTCGCCGACGAAGCGGGACTCCGTCGGTCGCCGCTGCGGCTCGGACGCTTCCTCCGGCAGCTCATGGGGGTGGCCGAAGGCGAGATCCTTCAGGTCGTGGACACCGAGGAGCAAGAGGAACGCGCGGGCCGCGGGAGCGACGAGCTGGTCTTCGACTGGGACGGTACCGGCGACGAGGCGGCCTCTCCCGGCGAGGAGCCTACCGGGGCGCGTCGCGCGCCCGTCGTTCGAGAAGAGGAAGAGGCCGAGACGGTCGAGCTTCAGGCCCGCGACGCGCTGGAGGCGGACGAACCGCCGGGGCCCTTGCGCGTCGACCAGACGCAGCTCGTCAGCGAGGAACAGGTCGAGGAGGAGCTCGAGCTGGACGGCGGGGACTTCCTCGGGGGAGGTCTCGCGGAGGCGCTCGGAGAGCCGCTCGGGCACCAGAGCCTGGAGGAACTCGAGGAGGTGGACGAGCTCGAGGAGGCCGAGGAGGGCGCCGAGCTGCGCGCGGCCCTGGCGGACCTGGCGGCGCTGCGGCACGACGCCCGGTCGGACGCAGCGGGCTCGGAGGCCGACGGTGAGGCCGCTCGCCGGGCGCGGAGCGAGGAGGCGACGGCGGCCTCGCGCCCCCCTGGTCCGCCCCCGCAGCCCGGTCGGCGGGGCTCCAGTTGA